Proteins from one Clupea harengus chromosome 17, Ch_v2.0.2, whole genome shotgun sequence genomic window:
- the neurod6a gene encoding neurogenic differentiation factor 6-A produces MILINSQNTARTMLTLPFEEPVMMESQFVANFSRDCDGNMKVNKPELFKKDDSISQTDTRGPEDEESERDDDEREEGQDESGLSRRRGPRKKKMTKARYDRVKLRRMEANARERSRMHGLNYALDGLRKVVPCYSKTQKLSKIETLRLAKNYIWALSEILSTGKRPDLLTFVQTLCKGLSQPTTNLVAGCLQLNARNFITDHNGEASLSGRSPYDSMYPPYHSPDVVAASGHGSSTVDGMKPFRPYSYSNAYEPFYESTSPECASPQFDGPLSPPINFNGIFSLKQEDPADYGKSCHYGMRYSVPARATSGQNALSRGSSDMHFPYDIHLRGQFYPVQDELNTTFHN; encoded by the exons ATGATTTTAATTAACTCCCAAAACACAG CAAGGACGATGTTGACACTACCGTTTGAGGAGCCCGTGATGATGGAGTCTCAGTTCGTGGCAAACTTTTCTCGGGACTGCGATGGCAATATGAAGGTCAACAAACCAGAGCTCTTTAAAAAAGATGACAGCATCTCGCAGACCGATACCAGAGGGCCGGAGGACGAAGAATCGGAGAGGGACGACGATGAGCGCGAGGAGGGTCAAGATGAGAGCGGCTTGTCCCGGAGACGCGGGCCGCGGAAAAAGAAGATGACCAAAGCGCGCTATGACAGGGTGAAACTGCGCCGCATGGAAGCCAATGCCCGGGAGCGGAGCAGGATGCATGGTCTAAACTATGCGCTAGACGGCCTGCGGAAGGTGGTGCCTTGCTACTCAAAAACTCAGAAACTCTCCAAGATAGAGACCTTGCGTTTAGCCAAAAACTACATCTGGGCTTTGTCTGAGATCCTAAGCACTGGCAAGCGacctgaccttttgacctttgtTCAGACACTGTGCAAAGGTCTGTCGCAGCCCACCACAAACCTAGTGGCGGGTTGTCTTCAGCTGAACGCCAGGAATTTCATTACTGATCACAACGGGGAAGCGTCCTTGTCTGGCAGGTCTCCATATGACTCCATGTACCCACCTTACCACAGTCCCGATGTCGTTGCGGCCTCCGGCCACGGCAGCAGCACGGTGGACGGCATGAAACCCTTTCGGCCCTACAGTTATAGCAATGCCTATGAACCGTTCTATGAGAGCACCTCCCCAGAATGTGCCAGTCCCCAATTCGATGGTCCACTGAGTCCTCCTATTAACTTTAATGGGATTTTCTCCCTTAAGCAGGAAGACCCGGCTGATTATGGTAAGAGCTGCCATTACGGAATGCGTTACTCGGTGCCAGCCCGCGCTACCTCCGGCCAGAATGCGTTGTCAAGAGGCTCCTCTGACATGCATTTCCCCTATGACATTCATCTCCGCGGCCAGTTTTATCCTGTGCAAGATGAATTAAACACGACTTTTCATAATTAA